One window of Brevibacterium pigmentatum genomic DNA carries:
- a CDS encoding MerR family transcriptional regulator: MKIGEFAQLGQVSVRMLRHYESMDLLTPDSVDPFTGHRSYTVAQLPRLNRIMALNALGIPLRKIAELLDADLSTTELTGMLNLRRHQLRAEQSAAAAKLAEVEFRLALIEGTDMSHPDCIIKELPPERVLGQTVVLGEPPFDTSEIGPLFGSVADRLAEAGVRHSAGVGIYSDAGHGTEVTCGYRTEATQGIADLQVTELKSCTAAPLIHEGSMTRIGASWQHLSEWCISQGYSLTGPCREIYLETGDNAASDTSVQAGWIVELQQPIIV, translated from the coding sequence ATGAAGATCGGTGAATTCGCGCAGCTGGGGCAAGTGTCGGTGCGCATGCTCCGCCACTATGAGTCGATGGATCTGCTGACACCGGATTCGGTCGACCCGTTCACCGGACACCGCAGCTACACAGTGGCGCAGCTGCCGCGGCTCAACAGAATCATGGCGCTCAACGCCCTAGGGATCCCGCTGCGGAAAATCGCCGAACTTCTTGATGCCGACCTCAGCACGACCGAGCTGACCGGCATGCTCAATCTGCGACGTCATCAACTACGAGCCGAACAGTCGGCAGCAGCCGCGAAGCTGGCCGAAGTCGAATTTCGGCTGGCACTCATCGAAGGGACAGACATGAGCCATCCAGACTGCATCATCAAGGAACTGCCTCCGGAGAGAGTCCTCGGACAGACGGTCGTTCTCGGCGAACCGCCGTTCGATACCTCCGAGATCGGACCTCTGTTCGGCAGCGTTGCCGACCGTCTGGCTGAGGCGGGCGTTCGACACTCGGCCGGTGTCGGCATCTACTCGGACGCCGGACACGGAACCGAGGTCACCTGCGGGTATCGCACGGAAGCAACCCAGGGGATTGCGGATCTGCAGGTCACAGAGCTGAAGTCGTGCACGGCGGCGCCTCTCATCCACGAGGGGTCGATGACCCGCATAGGCGCCAGCTGGCAGCACCTTTCCGAGTGGTGCATCAGTCAGGGATATTCCCTGACCGGCCCGTGCCGCGAGATCTATCTCGAAACGGGGGACAACGCCGCCTCCGACACCTCCGTCCAAGCGGGATGGATCGTCGAACTCCAGCAGCCGATCATCGTGTGA
- a CDS encoding alpha/beta hydrolase family esterase, protein MTKRITTTLLATAASAALLTGTAAAPGMAATAQTAPAHSAAAHTTGKKASTIPAAPSAGCGTEQKPGNDEKTIPTEDGERSYRINIPRDYELETPLPLVLGFHGNGSDGAEFQNYTGLPTLPAITVFPDGDESDGKRSWQGAPYASGADDVAFVAELLDSIESEHCIDLNRVYATGKSNGGGMVSVLACHLRDRFSAFAPVAGAYYPQSTEGCDYSTPTPMLAIHGTGDATMHYEGGHRQGEDYPGVREWIQPWAGASGCTKSADRQVGRKGEDVVRTRWAQCSEGKEGGRSPGKPGGSAAVELYSVADGGHVWPGEVVYSGGGYVTEDFSATDTIWDFFLNHPGATKGPTQK, encoded by the coding sequence ATGACGAAACGCATCACGACCACCCTGCTCGCGACCGCCGCGAGCGCTGCTCTTCTGACCGGTACAGCTGCGGCCCCAGGAATGGCCGCCACCGCACAGACCGCACCCGCGCATTCTGCCGCCGCTCACACCACCGGCAAGAAGGCATCGACGATACCGGCCGCCCCGTCGGCCGGCTGCGGCACCGAGCAGAAGCCCGGCAATGATGAGAAGACGATACCTACGGAAGACGGCGAGCGCAGCTACCGCATCAACATCCCGCGCGACTACGAGCTTGAGACTCCCCTGCCGCTCGTCCTCGGGTTCCACGGCAACGGGTCCGACGGTGCCGAATTCCAGAACTACACGGGACTGCCGACCCTGCCCGCGATCACCGTCTTCCCCGACGGCGACGAAAGCGACGGCAAACGTTCCTGGCAGGGTGCTCCTTACGCCAGCGGTGCCGATGACGTCGCGTTCGTCGCCGAGCTGCTCGATTCGATCGAGTCCGAGCACTGCATCGACCTCAATCGGGTCTATGCCACCGGCAAGTCGAACGGCGGCGGCATGGTCTCCGTCCTCGCCTGTCACCTGCGCGATCGCTTCTCCGCGTTCGCTCCCGTCGCCGGCGCCTACTATCCGCAGTCGACAGAGGGCTGCGACTACTCGACACCCACGCCGATGCTCGCGATCCACGGCACGGGTGACGCCACGATGCACTACGAGGGAGGTCACCGCCAAGGCGAGGACTACCCCGGTGTGCGCGAATGGATCCAGCCCTGGGCGGGGGCCTCCGGCTGCACGAAGTCCGCTGACCGCCAGGTCGGCCGCAAGGGCGAAGATGTCGTGCGCACCCGGTGGGCACAGTGCAGCGAAGGAAAAGAAGGCGGCCGCTCACCCGGCAAGCCCGGCGGATCTGCCGCCGTCGAGCTCTACTCCGTCGCCGACGGCGGCCACGTCTGGCCAGGTGAGGTCGTCTACAGCGGCGGCGGATATGTCACTGAGGATTTCTCGGCCACGGACACGATCTGGGACTTCTTCCTCAACCACCCGGGCGCCACCAAAGGCCCGACCCAGAAGTGA
- a CDS encoding AbgT family transporter, with protein sequence MKPTQTTDTVQTDEQEKLPLVIRALNVIEVVGNKLPNPFWLFWILAAILAVFSLVLSLAGAGVEDPGTGDWTPVNNLLSGDGIAMAVSTALDAYETFPPLITIMVVIMGVALAERTGLLSTAMKVSIARVPAGLIVFTVAFMGTVSHVASAAAYVILVPLGGMVFKAVGRSPVLGVIVAYTSIASGYDASPIPTPNDAIFAGITTAAANIIDPDYIVTPIGNWYFNIASSFLLAIVITIVTELVLMKRDNLEADEDAEHEDLVITDTERKALRYAMFAVIAAIIAIVVLVVPEGAPLRGDGPFGESPFLTGIAFLIAMLFGIGGIVYGFREGTIETWSDVPKLMGQGLASISGVLVLFFAIAQFLEYFEWTNIGMLVSVSVSELFTGLGLPTWVVFILVLLVLSVVNVLITSGSAMWAIMAPVIVPLLMLLEVPPETSQAIFRIADSGSTAITPMSPYFILALGFMQKYQKNAGIGTLASHTLPLAVCMTISWSLLFFLWWGLGIPLGPDAPVR encoded by the coding sequence ATGAAACCGACCCAGACCACCGATACCGTGCAGACCGACGAGCAGGAGAAGCTGCCGCTGGTCATCCGCGCCCTCAACGTCATCGAAGTCGTCGGCAACAAGCTGCCGAACCCCTTCTGGCTGTTCTGGATCCTCGCGGCGATCCTCGCCGTATTCAGCCTCGTCCTCTCCCTCGCCGGCGCGGGAGTCGAGGATCCCGGCACCGGGGACTGGACCCCGGTGAACAACCTCCTCAGCGGCGACGGCATCGCCATGGCCGTGAGCACCGCACTCGACGCCTATGAGACCTTCCCCCCGCTCATCACGATCATGGTCGTCATCATGGGCGTGGCCCTGGCCGAACGCACCGGTCTGCTGTCGACGGCGATGAAGGTCTCGATCGCCCGCGTCCCGGCCGGACTCATCGTCTTCACGGTCGCGTTCATGGGCACGGTCTCCCACGTCGCCTCGGCGGCGGCCTATGTCATCCTCGTGCCGCTCGGCGGGATGGTGTTCAAGGCCGTGGGCCGCTCCCCAGTCCTCGGCGTCATCGTCGCCTACACCTCGATCGCCTCCGGCTACGACGCCAGCCCGATCCCGACGCCGAACGACGCGATCTTCGCGGGCATCACGACCGCCGCAGCGAACATCATCGACCCCGACTACATCGTCACCCCGATCGGCAACTGGTACTTCAACATCGCCAGCTCCTTCCTCCTGGCCATCGTCATCACGATCGTCACCGAGCTCGTGCTCATGAAGCGCGACAACCTCGAAGCCGACGAGGATGCCGAGCACGAAGACCTCGTCATCACCGACACGGAGCGCAAGGCACTGCGCTACGCGATGTTCGCCGTCATCGCCGCGATCATCGCCATCGTCGTGCTCGTCGTCCCCGAAGGCGCACCTCTGCGCGGCGACGGACCTTTCGGAGAGTCCCCGTTCCTCACTGGAATCGCCTTCCTCATCGCTATGCTCTTCGGCATCGGAGGCATCGTCTACGGCTTCCGCGAAGGCACGATCGAGACCTGGTCCGATGTTCCGAAGCTCATGGGTCAGGGACTGGCGTCGATCTCCGGGGTCCTCGTCCTCTTCTTCGCCATCGCCCAGTTCCTCGAGTACTTCGAGTGGACGAACATCGGCATGCTCGTCTCGGTCTCCGTGTCCGAACTCTTCACCGGACTCGGCCTGCCGACGTGGGTGGTGTTCATCCTCGTCCTGCTCGTGCTCTCCGTCGTCAACGTGCTCATCACCTCCGGCTCGGCGATGTGGGCGATCATGGCCCCGGTCATCGTGCCGCTGCTCATGCTGCTCGAGGTGCCACCGGAGACCTCGCAGGCGATCTTCCGCATCGCCGATTCCGGCTCGACGGCGATCACCCCGATGAGCCCGTACTTCATCCTCGCGCTCGGCTTCATGCAGAAGTATCAGAAGAACGCCGGCATCGGCACCCTCGCCTCGCACACCCTGCCACTGGCCGTGTGCATGACGATCAGCTGGAGCCTGCTGTTCTTCCTGTGGTGGGGTCTGGGCATTCCGCTCGGTCCCGATGCCCCGGTGCGCTGA
- a CDS encoding DUF2871 domain-containing protein, whose product MKKLFNAAFTYMIIGVLSGLFYREFTKANGFPSGEFTQLGLVHTHLLTLGFIVLLIVLALDKVFGLSGTKLFSWFFWLYNSGVILTASMMVWHGSLTVLGEEPNAMIAGIAGLGHIALSVSLVLFFLALRKKVVAGKAVTGGAEATSLAR is encoded by the coding sequence ATGAAGAAGTTATTCAACGCAGCTTTCACGTACATGATCATCGGCGTCCTCTCAGGACTGTTCTACCGCGAGTTCACCAAGGCCAACGGCTTCCCGTCCGGTGAGTTCACACAGCTCGGCCTCGTGCACACTCACCTGCTCACGCTCGGTTTCATCGTCCTCCTCATCGTCCTTGCGCTCGACAAGGTGTTCGGACTCTCCGGCACGAAGCTGTTCTCGTGGTTCTTCTGGCTCTACAACTCAGGCGTGATCCTCACCGCGTCGATGATGGTCTGGCACGGTTCCCTCACCGTCCTCGGCGAGGAGCCGAATGCCATGATCGCCGGAATCGCCGGCCTCGGGCACATCGCCCTGTCCGTCAGCCTCGTCCTGTTCTTCCTCGCCCTGCGCAAGAAGGTCGTGGCCGGCAAGGCCGTCACCGGTGGTGCGGAGGCGACTTCGCTGGCGCGCTGA
- a CDS encoding creatininase family protein translates to MTRPTITEIRPHIRSYAELTSLEVELAKDRASLLVLPVGACEQHGDGLPLGTDNIRAAHVARAVVDRLSVLDERAGGDQNSAFVLPGIDYGVSPHHRFLPGTINIGPQLFIDLVTSIVGQLADAGFDRLLVITGHGGNLSALGVVQQALLATHPDFVFAYAPVSGLATEATAALPRTEVSGHCGESETSQMLAIDESLVDSGHLNPGATRLDDLDPRARLSRTKSPSTAVTFDRYADNGVLGDPRTATAAAGEDILGEVVDRLVAYCQELQRL, encoded by the coding sequence ATGACCCGCCCCACGATCACGGAGATCCGCCCTCACATCCGCAGCTACGCCGAACTCACCTCTCTCGAGGTCGAGCTCGCGAAGGACCGGGCTAGCCTGCTCGTCCTTCCCGTCGGCGCCTGCGAACAGCACGGCGACGGACTTCCGCTGGGCACCGACAACATCCGTGCCGCCCATGTCGCCCGCGCCGTCGTCGACAGACTGTCTGTCCTCGATGAACGCGCCGGTGGAGATCAGAACAGTGCCTTCGTCCTGCCCGGCATCGACTACGGCGTCTCCCCGCACCACCGCTTCCTGCCCGGCACGATCAACATCGGCCCCCAGCTGTTCATCGACCTCGTCACCTCGATCGTGGGCCAGCTCGCCGATGCCGGATTCGACCGGCTCCTCGTCATCACCGGACACGGCGGCAACCTCTCAGCCCTCGGCGTGGTCCAGCAGGCCCTGCTCGCCACCCACCCCGACTTCGTCTTCGCCTACGCCCCGGTCTCCGGCTTGGCCACCGAGGCGACTGCCGCCCTTCCCCGTACCGAGGTCAGCGGCCACTGCGGAGAGTCCGAGACCTCGCAGATGCTCGCCATAGACGAATCCCTCGTCGATTCTGGCCATCTCAACCCCGGCGCCACCCGGCTCGACGATCTCGACCCGCGCGCCCGACTCTCGCGAACGAAATCACCGTCAACAGCGGTGACGTTCGATCGCTACGCCGACAACGGCGTCCTCGGCGATCCACGGACCGCCACGGCCGCGGCCGGGGAGGACATCCTCGGCGAGGTCGTCGACCGACTCGTCGCCTACTGTCAGGAGCTGCAGAGACTGTGA
- a CDS encoding DUF6230 family protein translates to MKFRNPSLIRRLVSSHAGRIAMVAIPTGVVSAMLMGGVAQGAVPVSFAISGTQFKISSTELDGTGFSQYSGVAKDAEGAEHAVVTANIKNASLENLCQSAVQETPLGKVGILIKAGGKGEPATAKDLQIGMTGLEGDASFKNIRIGVDASDVNTKEKGSKGDFSQDADTVNIKDLKQDSWSTTASVFTLKDMSLKLTDGSEQCD, encoded by the coding sequence ATGAAGTTCCGCAACCCCAGCCTCATCCGCAGGCTCGTCTCGTCTCATGCCGGTCGCATCGCCATGGTCGCGATTCCCACCGGCGTCGTCTCAGCCATGCTCATGGGCGGGGTAGCCCAGGGTGCGGTGCCGGTCTCGTTCGCCATCTCCGGCACTCAGTTCAAGATCTCCTCGACGGAGCTCGATGGAACCGGCTTCTCCCAGTACAGCGGAGTCGCCAAGGACGCAGAAGGCGCCGAGCACGCCGTCGTCACCGCAAACATCAAGAACGCGAGCCTGGAGAACCTCTGCCAGTCGGCCGTGCAGGAAACTCCCCTGGGCAAGGTCGGAATCCTCATCAAGGCTGGCGGCAAGGGCGAACCAGCCACGGCGAAGGACCTGCAGATCGGCATGACCGGACTCGAGGGCGATGCGTCGTTCAAGAACATCCGGATCGGCGTCGATGCCTCCGACGTCAACACGAAGGAAAAGGGCAGCAAGGGCGACTTCTCGCAGGACGCCGATACCGTCAACATCAAGGACCTCAAGCAGGATTCCTGGTCGACCACGGCCTCGGTCTTCACGCTCAAGGACATGTCGCTGAAGCTCACCGACGGATCTGAGCAGTGCGACTGA
- a CDS encoding type 1 glutamine amidotransferase, whose amino-acid sequence MSSDSQRRVRILAIEHERGTGTQRFGEWLVEAGAEVVVTRPYLGDLIPALGSADRSESEGTVAEATVAEATGTDDNSPFDALIVLGGSAGPLDDAENPWFPEVRDLLRRSIDGEFPSLSICLGGEMLALAGDAAISRRAHPQIGVYELSATSEGESDPVFGSLAGTRLPSVLFHQEEMALPTDAELLITGSDAPVQAFRLGEFAWGTQFHPETDVTQISRWLDGNDLALPAGKTEDSIIAEVEADDSVLVDNGRRLARSFVEFLESRR is encoded by the coding sequence GTGAGCAGTGATTCCCAGCGCCGCGTGCGCATCCTCGCAATCGAACACGAACGTGGCACCGGAACGCAGCGGTTCGGCGAATGGCTGGTCGAAGCCGGCGCCGAGGTGGTGGTGACCCGTCCGTACCTCGGTGACCTGATCCCGGCGCTGGGGTCGGCCGATCGTTCGGAGTCCGAGGGGACGGTTGCCGAGGCGACGGTTGCCGAGGCGACGGGTACCGACGACAACAGCCCGTTCGATGCGCTTATCGTCCTCGGCGGGTCCGCGGGGCCCCTCGATGACGCAGAGAATCCCTGGTTCCCCGAGGTCAGGGATCTGCTTCGTCGGTCGATCGACGGGGAGTTCCCCAGCCTCAGCATCTGCCTCGGCGGGGAGATGCTCGCCCTCGCAGGCGATGCCGCGATCTCCCGGAGGGCGCACCCGCAGATCGGGGTCTACGAACTGAGTGCCACCTCGGAGGGGGAGTCCGACCCTGTGTTCGGGTCGCTGGCTGGAACGAGGCTGCCGTCCGTGCTCTTCCATCAGGAGGAGATGGCGCTGCCGACCGACGCCGAACTCCTCATCACCGGCTCCGATGCCCCGGTGCAGGCCTTCCGCCTCGGCGAATTCGCGTGGGGCACTCAGTTCCACCCGGAAACCGATGTCACGCAGATCTCGCGTTGGCTGGACGGCAACGACCTGGCCCTGCCAGCCGGCAAAACCGAGGATTCGATCATCGCCGAGGTGGAAGCTGACGATTCCGTACTCGTCGACAACGGTCGGCGATTGGCTCGGTCCTTCGTCGAGTTTCTCGAAAGCCGGCGCTAG
- a CDS encoding alanine/glycine:cation symporter family protein — MTPITEHLAHSATETDVVAAGVDEAIESFLGPAAQTFSNIVFFELQVGSLGIPLIVVWLMAAAVFLTVYLRFQPITGIRYSIGIIRGRFTRKTDPGQVSSFQALATELSGTVGLGNIAGVAVAITIGGPGAALWIIIFGFFAMTVKMAEATLGVKYRQINADGSVSGGPMYYLRAGLAEIGRPKLGKFLAGFYALTAVLGVIGAGNLFQANQAAAIIVQATGSESSFFADKLWLIGAIIAALTALVILGGIKKIGQWTSKLTPLMAILYFLSIAVILILNAGQIPHAFVLMFTGAFSPGGVAGGAVGVAIVGIQRALFSNAAGIGSAGMAHAASKTTKPATEGFVAMWEPLIDSVIICTLTSLAIITTGLYSESTEDGIGLTAQAFATVSGWFPILLTIAVVLFAFSTILAYGYYGQQALGYLTKNSKAADKAYQIFWILGVVVGASMSLESVIAFSDAIFFLMAFPNLLGIYFLARILRLEILRLRTRIDVGVMQEITPVELQVGMGDHEPTQEQIKAAEAGRKRKRDKLREVRDNLRRKKQERQKAAD, encoded by the coding sequence ATGACTCCAATAACTGAACATCTCGCCCATTCCGCCACCGAGACGGATGTCGTCGCCGCCGGAGTCGACGAGGCCATCGAATCCTTCCTCGGACCCGCGGCACAGACCTTCAGCAATATCGTCTTCTTCGAGCTGCAAGTCGGCTCGCTCGGCATTCCGCTCATCGTCGTGTGGCTCATGGCCGCCGCCGTCTTCCTCACCGTCTACCTCCGCTTCCAGCCGATCACCGGAATCCGATACTCCATCGGCATCATCCGCGGCCGCTTCACCCGCAAGACCGACCCGGGTCAGGTCTCGAGCTTCCAGGCGCTCGCCACAGAGCTCTCCGGCACTGTCGGGTTGGGCAATATCGCCGGTGTGGCCGTGGCGATCACGATCGGTGGACCCGGGGCCGCCCTGTGGATCATCATCTTCGGCTTCTTCGCCATGACCGTGAAGATGGCCGAGGCGACCCTCGGCGTGAAATACCGACAGATCAATGCCGACGGCAGCGTCTCCGGCGGACCCATGTACTACCTGCGTGCGGGACTGGCCGAGATCGGACGGCCCAAGCTCGGCAAATTCCTCGCCGGCTTCTATGCACTCACCGCCGTACTCGGCGTCATCGGTGCCGGCAACCTGTTCCAGGCGAACCAGGCGGCCGCGATCATCGTTCAGGCCACCGGCAGCGAATCGAGCTTCTTCGCCGACAAACTCTGGCTCATCGGCGCGATCATCGCCGCACTCACCGCTCTGGTCATCCTCGGCGGGATCAAGAAGATCGGTCAGTGGACGTCGAAGCTGACTCCGCTCATGGCGATCCTCTATTTCCTTTCGATCGCCGTCATCCTCATCCTCAATGCCGGGCAGATCCCGCATGCCTTCGTGCTCATGTTCACCGGTGCCTTCAGCCCCGGCGGCGTCGCCGGAGGTGCCGTGGGCGTGGCGATCGTCGGCATCCAACGTGCGCTGTTCTCCAACGCCGCCGGAATCGGCTCGGCGGGCATGGCCCATGCCGCTTCGAAGACGACGAAGCCGGCCACCGAAGGCTTCGTGGCGATGTGGGAGCCGCTCATCGACTCCGTCATCATCTGCACCCTGACCTCGTTGGCGATCATCACCACCGGGCTCTACTCCGAGAGCACCGAGGACGGCATCGGCCTGACGGCGCAGGCGTTCGCCACCGTATCCGGCTGGTTCCCGATCCTGCTCACCATCGCCGTGGTGCTCTTCGCCTTCTCGACGATCCTCGCCTACGGCTACTACGGACAGCAGGCGCTGGGCTATCTGACGAAGAACTCGAAGGCCGCTGACAAGGCCTACCAGATCTTCTGGATCCTCGGCGTCGTCGTCGGCGCCTCGATGTCGCTGGAATCGGTCATCGCCTTCTCCGACGCGATCTTCTTCCTCATGGCCTTCCCGAACCTGCTCGGCATCTACTTCCTGGCCCGCATCCTGCGCCTCGAGATCCTGCGCCTGCGCACGAGGATCGACGTCGGTGTGATGCAGGAGATCACCCCTGTGGAACTCCAGGTCGGTATGGGTGACCACGAACCCACCCAGGAGCAGATCAAGGCCGCCGAGGCGGGGCGGAAGCGCAAACGCGACAAGCTGCGCGAGGTCCGCGATAATCTGCGCCGGAAGAAGCAGGAACGGCAGAAGGCCGCGGACTGA
- a CDS encoding FadR/GntR family transcriptional regulator, protein MTSTVGLVERLTREIVDTIRTDNLQPGQTLPSAKVLATRFEVTVPTVREALRRLEATGSVELKHGSGTYVREAINRRILDNPHYVPVDLAAAIELLDARIAIEPGIAELAATVQEADAVASMESALDNALQVETAVPAGHFHVELARASGNRALHEMLVSLLAIHSRTQQAARTSYDRLRDHDEHADILDAIRRGDGFEASHRTRKHLEAIKAAVLADWTDEPDSAQGTQ, encoded by the coding sequence ATGACGTCCACCGTCGGACTCGTCGAACGCCTCACTCGCGAAATCGTCGACACCATCCGCACCGATAACCTTCAGCCCGGTCAGACCCTGCCCTCGGCCAAGGTCCTCGCCACCCGCTTCGAGGTCACCGTACCCACCGTCCGGGAGGCTCTGCGCCGCCTCGAGGCCACGGGTTCGGTCGAGCTCAAGCACGGCTCGGGCACCTACGTCCGCGAAGCGATCAACCGCCGCATCCTCGACAATCCGCACTATGTGCCCGTCGACCTCGCCGCGGCCATCGAACTCCTCGACGCCCGCATCGCCATCGAGCCCGGCATCGCCGAGCTCGCGGCGACCGTGCAGGAAGCCGATGCCGTGGCCTCCATGGAATCCGCGCTCGACAATGCCCTCCAGGTCGAGACCGCGGTCCCGGCCGGTCACTTCCACGTCGAACTCGCTCGCGCTTCGGGCAACCGTGCGCTGCACGAGATGCTCGTGTCTCTGCTGGCCATCCACTCCCGCACCCAACAGGCGGCACGCACGAGCTACGACCGACTGCGCGATCACGACGAGCACGCGGACATCCTCGACGCGATCCGCCGCGGCGACGGATTCGAAGCCTCCCACCGCACTCGCAAGCACCTCGAAGCGATCAAGGCGGCCGTCCTCGCCGATTGGACCGACGAACCCGACTCCGCGCAAGGAACCCAGTAA
- a CDS encoding 8-oxoguanine deaminase produces the protein MTDINKTGTPSAGSFSAPGSFSAPGSSLTTGDRASRNSQLSGNSPRPGDPPASANSSTARLWLRDPLAVHLGVGVDPNRAARGIVIDRTTGTIVELVPAGGEPTSCGAEGTAASGENLEVIDASAHVITPGLINTHHHFYQTLTRAWAPVADLPLFGWLQNLYPVWARLTPRALELATTVAMAELLESGCTTAADHHYLFPTGMDEAIDIQVDVVRRLGMRAMLTHGSMSLGEDDGGLPPQQTVQDSAVILDDSRRLVETYHQRGPGAQIQIGFAPCSPFSVTTELMRESAALAAELDVRLHTHLAETIDEEDFCRETFGLRTVDYLESVGWLGERTWLAHGVHFDDSEIGRLGAAGVSVAHCPTSNMRLASGIARAVELEDAGVNVGLGVDGSASNDASNLIREVRQALYIQRLRYGAEVVTCDRALDWATKGSAAALGRDDLGTIEVGKQADLAMFRLDGLAFSGSHDPIPALVLCGAEKADRVMVGGQWRVVDGHAIGADGYEIDKEALIAAHQEEARRLVAG, from the coding sequence ATGACCGACATCAACAAAACCGGCACACCGTCAGCAGGAAGTTTCTCGGCTCCAGGGAGCTTCTCGGCACCGGGAAGCTCCCTGACTACGGGAGACCGCGCATCGAGGAACTCCCAACTGTCAGGGAACTCCCCGCGGCCGGGGGACCCTCCGGCGTCCGCGAACTCATCGACAGCGCGACTGTGGCTGCGCGATCCGCTGGCAGTCCACCTCGGTGTCGGTGTCGATCCGAACCGGGCGGCGCGGGGAATCGTCATCGATCGGACAACAGGGACCATCGTCGAACTCGTCCCGGCCGGTGGTGAACCCACCTCCTGCGGAGCCGAAGGGACCGCGGCCTCCGGGGAGAATCTCGAAGTCATCGACGCCTCAGCGCATGTCATCACGCCCGGGCTGATCAATACGCATCATCACTTCTACCAGACGCTGACCCGTGCATGGGCGCCCGTCGCCGACCTGCCCCTGTTCGGGTGGCTGCAGAACCTCTACCCGGTCTGGGCCAGGCTGACCCCGCGGGCGCTCGAACTCGCCACGACCGTGGCGATGGCCGAACTCCTCGAATCCGGATGCACGACCGCCGCCGACCACCACTATCTGTTCCCCACCGGCATGGACGAGGCCATCGACATCCAGGTCGACGTCGTCCGGAGACTCGGCATGCGCGCCATGCTCACCCACGGGTCGATGTCCCTGGGCGAGGACGACGGCGGACTGCCCCCGCAGCAGACCGTCCAGGACTCGGCAGTCATCCTCGACGATTCCCGTCGCCTCGTCGAGACCTACCATCAGCGAGGGCCCGGCGCTCAGATCCAGATCGGCTTCGCCCCGTGCTCCCCGTTCTCCGTGACCACCGAGCTCATGCGCGAGTCCGCCGCGCTCGCCGCGGAACTCGATGTCCGTCTCCACACCCACCTGGCCGAGACCATCGACGAAGAGGACTTCTGCCGTGAGACCTTCGGCCTGCGCACCGTCGACTATCTCGAGTCCGTCGGCTGGCTGGGGGAGCGGACCTGGTTGGCGCACGGTGTGCACTTCGACGATTCGGAGATCGGCCGCCTCGGCGCCGCCGGGGTCTCCGTCGCCCACTGCCCGACCTCGAACATGCGGCTGGCCTCGGGCATCGCCCGCGCCGTCGAACTCGAGGACGCCGGTGTCAACGTCGGACTCGGCGTCGACGGATCCGCGTCGAATGACGCCTCGAACCTCATCCGCGAGGTCCGGCAGGCCCTCTACATCCAACGTCTGCGCTACGGCGCCGAGGTGGTCACCTGCGACCGCGCCCTCGACTGGGCGACCAAGGGATCGGCGGCGGCACTCGGCCGCGACGATCTCGGCACCATCGAGGTCGGAAAGCAGGCCGACCTCGCGATGTTCCGCCTCGACGGCCTCGCATTCTCCGGATCGCACGACCCGATCCCCGCGCTCGTCCTCTGCGGTGCGGAGAAGGCCGACCGGGTGATGGTCGGCGGTCAGTGGCGGGTCGTCGACGGCCACGCCATCGGCGCGGACGGATACGAAATCGACAAGGAAGCGCTCATCGCCGCACATCAGGAGGAGGCGCGCCGCCTCGTGGCGGGATGA
- a CDS encoding DUF6114 domain-containing protein, translating into MRDSAANGQPTDEREAADQEATVQKTSLLALSRRSRRADEQSDSSESGVETAEFAVPAPEAEDADSSEGAEMSERAEKRQGFKHWRRQRPFIGGVLAVLGGIELFFSGQLDLGNMQIQFGIEGLQATVLPIAIVVLALLSIFRPTHHVFYGIIALVLAVYSLIGVNLGGFIIGMLLSSIGAILIVAWMGPRGPKESEAAEGETA; encoded by the coding sequence ATGAGGGACTCAGCAGCCAACGGGCAGCCGACCGATGAACGGGAGGCCGCCGATCAGGAGGCAACCGTGCAGAAGACGAGCCTGCTTGCGCTGTCCCGGCGGAGTCGACGCGCCGATGAGCAGAGCGACTCTTCCGAATCCGGCGTCGAGACGGCGGAGTTCGCCGTCCCGGCGCCGGAGGCCGAGGATGCCGACAGCAGCGAGGGAGCCGAGATGAGCGAACGCGCCGAGAAACGCCAGGGGTTCAAGCACTGGCGTCGGCAGCGCCCCTTCATCGGAGGAGTGCTTGCCGTCCTCGGAGGAATCGAGCTGTTCTTCTCCGGACAGTTGGACCTCGGCAACATGCAGATCCAGTTCGGCATCGAGGGACTGCAGGCGACGGTCCTGCCGATCGCCATCGTCGTCCTCGCTCTGCTGTCGATCTTCCGCCCCACGCATCACGTGTTCTACGGGATCATCGCCCTCGTCCTCGCAGTCTATTCACTCATCGGAGTGAACCTCGGCGGGTTCATCATCGGCATGCTGCTGTCCTCCATCGGCGCGATCCTCATCGTCGCCTGGATGGGACCGCGCGGGCCGAAGGAGTCCGAAGCCGCTGAGGGGGAGACTGCATGA